One segment of Cynocephalus volans isolate mCynVol1 chromosome 8, mCynVol1.pri, whole genome shotgun sequence DNA contains the following:
- the DCST2 gene encoding DC-STAMP domain-containing protein 2 yields the protein MPKAMGGVVRPSGDEEPSMARAVVRSVGGFTLGLSLATAYGLLELLVEGHSPWGCLVGTLTLAAFLSLGMGFSRQVRVTVFLMLPQAFSNQGQTLLLVAAFGVVLQGPCANTLRNFTRASEAVACGAELALNQTAEVLQRAKQPLVSALNKIKAIAQKAKEVADRVRKLFRSIMDGVKHVARALRNVWYWLLHIGDVCNSELGNPYSKCARVFDDAKDSCMKVIPQAYHLCYVLMPFKLVLCGLASVVQVFCVIPKYIQPFLRKTIGTPVMKLINRVRQEFEFNMTATHHFSVDLNASRSLSQVALDLHEAISMKLLRAREALALLGYATPLLLVLLYLQALFYRYCYLNWDHYDNIYITSQFLRMETVRSKAGLPTVLPLSAHEATHYIQPGSIFLSRWEQIFCVLKTFNLIRHLLLMLFLVFLDYAVFWVLDLARYQLQGEIVARSPVLVSITVEGTGYTGNIYRDLVSAFDVLQQGNISILSQRCLLHPLEPDATGYLVIGIMYGLCFFVTVFGSYVSRLRRVICASYYPSREQERIVYLYNVLLSRRTNLLAALSRTVRRRAADQGHTSALHVLASRCPCLGSFVSHFWPHRAYCLGCGQPQDEGDMENFVSCSTPGCRGLYCLDCFRLLNSTCSVCASPLSYQGDLDLELDSSDDESPQLWLAAARRKDTEQEWLLQQLLEEALDKSLSMESNSKISYLDEKGPQQRTHWQQTSPEAHQSASIPKIPEPHTLPQELSAHKAVPSPASEPPVLLSAPFPVDPSNPPQK from the exons ATGCCCAAAGCCATGGGGGGTGTTGTGCGCCCCTCGGGGGATGAGGAGCCTAGCATGGCACGAGCTGTGGTCCGCAGTGTGGGGGGCTTTACCCTGGGCTTGTCCTTGGCCACGGCCTATGGGCTTCTGGAACTACTGGTAGAAGGGCACAGCCCCTGGGGCTGCCTGGTAGGCACCCTCACTTTGGCTGCCTTCCTTAGCCTGGGCATGGGATTCTCCCGCCAGGTCCGAGTGACTGTCTTCCTGATGCTGCCCCAGGCCTTCTCCA ACCAGGGCCAGACACTGCTGTTGGTGGCTGCCTTTGGAGTGGTGCTACAAGGGCCTTGTGCCAACACCCTGCGCAACTTCACCCGGGCCAGCGAGGCTGTGGCCTGTGGGGCAGAGCTAGCCCTGAACCAGACTGCCGAAGTGCTGCAGCGGGCCAAGCAGCCCCTTGTCA GTGCTCTGAACAAAATTAAAGCTATTGCCCAGAAGGCCAAAGAGGTGGCTGACCGGGTCCGTAAGTTATTTCGGTCAATCATGGATGGTGTGAAGCATGTAG CCAGGGCCCTTCGGAACGTGTGGTATTGGCTCCTGCACATCGGCGACGTGTGCAACTCGGAGCTGGGCAATCCTTACTCGAAATGCGCACGGGTTTTCGATGACGCCAAGGACAGCTGCATGAAGGTCATACCACAAGCCTACCACCTGTGTTACGTGCTCATGCCCTTCAAACTGGTGCTCTGTGGACTTGCCAGCG TGGTCCAGGTGTTCTGCGTCATCCCCAAGTACATCCAACCTTTCTTGCGCAAGACCATTGGCACCC CTGTGATGAAGTTGATTAACCGGGTGCGTCAGGAGTTTGAATTCAACATGACAGCCACCCACCACTTCTCTGTGGACCTCAATGCCTCTCGGAGCCTGTCACAGGTAGCTTTGGACCTGCATGAGGCTATCAGCATGAAGCTGCTCCGCGCCCGGGAGGCCCTGGCTCTGCTGGGCTATGCCACACCTCTGTTGCTCGTGCTTCTCTACCTCCA aGCCCTGTTTTACCGCTACTGTTACCTGAACTGGGACCATTACGACAACATCTACATCACCAGCCAGTTCCTGCGCATGGAGACTGTCCGCTCCAAGGCAGGATTGCCCACAGTGCTACCACTCAGTGCTCATGAGGCCACACACTACATCCAGCCAG GCTCCATCTTCTTGTCCCGATGGGAGCAAATTTTCTGTGTCCTGAAGACCTTCAACCTTATCCGACACCTCCTCCTCATGCTGTTCCTGGTCTTCCTGGACTATGCTGTCTTTTGGGTTCTAGACCTAGCCCGGTACCAGCTGCAGGGGGAGATCGTGGCCCGCA gccctgtgttgGTATCTATAACTGTAGAAGGGACTGGCTATACTGGGAATATTTACCGTGACCTGGTGTCAGCATTTGATGTCCTGCAGCAAGGCAACATCAGCATCTTGTCCCAGCGCTGCCTCCTGCATCCCTTGGAGCCTGACGCCACTGGTTACCTAGTCATCG GCATCATGTACGGCCTGTGCTTCTTCGTCACTGTGTTTGGCAGCTATGTCAGTCGGCTGCGGCGAGTCATCTGTGCCTCCTACTACCCATCCCGGGAGCAG GAGAGGATCGTCTACCTCTACAACGTACTTCTAAGCCGCCGAACCAACCTGTTGGCTGCTCTAAGCAGAACTGTGAGGCGGCGGGCAGCTGACCAGGGCCACACAAGTGCCCTCCATGTGCTGGCCAGCCG GTGTCCCTGCCTGGGTTCATTTGTCAGCCACTTTTGGCCGCATCGGGCCTACTGCCTGGGCTGTGGGCAGCCCCAGGATGAGGGGGACATGGAGAACTTTGTGTCCTGCAGTACCCCAGGCTGCCGAG GTCTCTACTGCCTTGACTGCTTCCGCCTCCTAAACAGCACCTGCTCTGTGTGTGCATCTCCCCTCTCCTACCAGGGGGACCTGGACCTGGAGCT GGACTCTAGTGACGATGAGAGCCCCCAGCTATGGCTGGCTGCAGCTCGAAGAAAGGACACTGAGCAGGAGTGGTTACTGCAGCAACTGTTGGAAGAAGCACTGGACAAAAGCCTCTCGATGGAGTCTAACTCCAAGATCAG
- the DCST1 gene encoding E3 ubiquitin-protein ligase DCST1 encodes MDIRHHQSGAKGQRKAPHTTVQRLLSWGLPVSCSRFLWRQPGEFPVTAFLLGASTGGLLAIGLFQLLVNPMKIYEEEKMMMLYSLVGLGAMGWGTSPHIRCASLLLIPKMLGKEGRLFVLGYALAAIYEGPVANLRHNLNEVIASLGCTVELQINNTRAAWRISTAPLRAVFKDLLHSNKLLKAETQNISTSFEDLDAQVTSETGYTPEDALDSGQAAPGVETVQAPASRLHLSTQKMYELKTKLRCSYVVNKAILSCRRWFDRKHEQCMQRIWVPLLNHLLCLPMKFKFFCSIAKVMEVWCRNRIPVEGNFGQTYDSLNQSIHGLDGEFSANIELKEEKQAAVLGPNRSWERVSTEVRNYVQRQEARLDWALGLLHVLLSCTFLLVLHASFSYADSYHRDIRFDNIYISTYFCQIDERRKKMGKRTLLPLRKAEEKTVIFPCKPTIQASEMRNLVRELLETLPILLLLLLLCGLDWALYSIFDTIRHHSFLQYSFRSSHKLEVKVEGDSMLARLLRKTIGALNTSSETAVESNNMPCLPQPVSLDARAYWRAVLPIGLLVCLCLVQAFGYRLRRVIAAFYFPKQEKKRILFLYNELLRKRAAFTKLRRAAIVRRVRQQKAPHRHLMDILHRHCPLLRRWLRRRCVVCQVPETPKCYVCPTPDCEAVYCQSCWDDMRQQCPACTPPEELSSSAYSDSNDDATYAE; translated from the exons ATGGACATTAGGCATCATCAGAGTGGAGCAAAAGGGCAAAGGAAAGCACCCCATACCA CGGTGCagaggctcctgagctgggggctGCCAGTCTCCTGTAGCCGGTTCCTGTGGCGCCAGCCGGGCGAGTTTCCTGTCACTGCCTTCCTCCTGGGGGCAAGCACTGGGGGGCTCCTGGCCATAG GTCTTTTTCAACTCCTGGTGAACCCCATGAAGATCTATGAAGAGGAGAAGATGATGATGTTGTACAGCTTGGTGG GCTTGGGGGCCATGGGATGGGGGACGTCCCCCCACATCCGCTGTGCCAGCCTCCTGCTAATACCCAAGATGCTGGGCAAAGAGGGCAGGCTCTTTGTCCTGGGATACGCCTTGGCTGCCATCTATGAGG ggcCGGTGGCCAATCTGCGGCACAACCTCAATGAAGTGATAGCATCACTGGGCTGCACTGTGGAGCTGCAGATCAACAACACCCGCGCGGCCTGGCGCATTTCCACGGCCCCCTTGCGGGCAGTGTTCAAGGACCTGCTG CACAGCAATAAATtattgaaagcagagactcagaACATCTCCACCTCCTTTGAAGACCTGGATGCCCAGGTGACTAGTGAGACTGGCTACACACCCGAGGATGCTCTGGACTCAGGGCAGGCAGCCCCAGGTGTAGAGACCGTCCAAGCCCCAGCCTCCAGACTCCACCTCTCAACACAGAAGATGTATGAGCTGAAGACCAAGCTGCGTTGCTCCT ATGTGGTGAACAAGGCCATCCTCAGCTGCCGTCGCTGGTTTGACCGAAAGCATGAACAGTGCATGCAACGCATCTGGGTCCCGCTCCTCAACCACTTGCTCTGCCTGCCCATGAAGTTTAAGTTCTTCTGTAGCATCGCCAAGG TGATGGAGGTTTGGTGCCGCAATCGCATCCCAGTGGAAGGCAACTTTGGGCAGACCTATGACTCCCTCAACCAGTCTATCCATGGCCTGGATGGGGAATTTTCAGCCAATATTGAGCTCAAG GAAGAGAAGCAGGCTGCGGTGCTTGGCCCCAACAGGAGCTGGGAGCGTGTGAGCACCGAAGTGCGGAACTACGTGCAACGGCAAGAGGCCCGGCTGGACTGGGCCCTGGGGCTGCTGCATGTGCTGCTGTCCTGCACCTTCCTGCTGGTCCTCCACGC GTCCTTCTCCTATGCAGACAGCTATCACCGGGACATTCGCTTTGACAATATCTACATCAGCACCTACTTCTGTCAGATCGATGAACGCAGGAAGAAGATG GGCAAACGGACTTTGCTGCCGCTCCGCAAAGCTGAAGAGAAAACCGTCATTTTCCCTTGCAAGCCCACTATCCAGGCCTCAGAAATGAGAAATTTG GTAAGGGAGCTCCTGGAGACACTGCccattctgctgctgctgctgctgctgtgcgGACTAGACTGGGCTCTCTACTCCATCTTTGACACCATCCGCCACCACTCCTTCCTGCAGTACTCCTTCCGCA GCAGTCATAAACTGGAGGTAAAGGTAGAGGGAGACTCCATGCTCGCCCGGCTTCTTCGGAAAACTATTGGGGCCCTGAATACCTCCTCAGAGACAGCAGTGGAATCAAACAACATGC CCTGCCTGCCCCAGCCCGTGAGCCTGGATGCCAGGGCCTATTGGAGAGCAGTGCTACCAATTGGCCTCCTAGTGTGTCTCTGCCTGGTTCAGGCTTTTGGCTACCGGCTCCGGAGGGTCATTGCAGCCTTCTACTTCCCCAAG caaGAGAAGAAGCGGATCCTGTTCCTCTACAATGAGCTGCTGAGGAAGAGAGCAGCCTTCACCAAACTGAGGAGGGCTGCCATTGTGAGGCGGGTGCGACAGCAGAAGGCTCCA CATCGCCATCTGATGGACATCCTGCACCGCCACTGCCCGCTCCTGCGCCGCTGGCTGCGCCGGCGCTGCGTGGTGTGCCAAGTACCTGAGACGCCCAAGTGCTACGTGTGCCCGACGCCCGACTGCGAGGCTGTGTACTGCCAGTCGTGTTGGGATGACATGCGGCAACAGTGCCCGGCCTGCACACCCCCCGAGGAGCTCTCCTCCTCCGCCTACAGTGACAGCAACGACGACGCTACCTACGCGGAGTGA